From Bacillus sp. FSL K6-3431, the proteins below share one genomic window:
- the mutM gene encoding DNA-formamidopyrimidine glycosylase, which translates to MPELPEVEAVRKSLVELVVGKTIKYVTIGWPKIVKKPLEIEQFQDALRGQTILDVSRRGKFLILLSDDYALVSHLRMEGNYSVRHENDPEEKHTHIVFHFVDGTELRYRDVRKFGTMHLFTKGTEHTELPLAKLGPEPFAEEFTQLYFKEKLMKTDRMIKAVLLDQTIVTGLGNIYVDEALFRSNIHPERRAKSLTDQEIKLLREQAGATLVESIEAGGSSVNTYMNSHGEIGTYQERLLVYGKKGEGCKVCGIPLEKIRVAGRGTHFCPNCQKK; encoded by the coding sequence ATGCCCGAATTACCGGAAGTGGAAGCCGTCCGCAAGTCTTTAGTTGAGCTTGTTGTCGGAAAAACAATAAAATATGTCACTATTGGTTGGCCAAAAATAGTAAAGAAACCATTGGAAATCGAACAGTTTCAAGATGCTTTACGAGGACAAACGATTCTCGATGTAAGTAGAAGAGGTAAATTTTTAATTTTATTATCAGATGATTATGCACTTGTTTCACATTTGCGAATGGAAGGTAATTATTCTGTGAGACATGAAAATGATCCTGAAGAAAAACATACACATATTGTGTTTCATTTCGTCGATGGAACAGAACTGCGTTATCGAGATGTACGTAAGTTCGGAACGATGCATCTGTTTACAAAAGGAACAGAACATACGGAGCTTCCTTTAGCTAAACTAGGACCGGAACCATTTGCTGAAGAATTTACACAATTATATTTTAAAGAGAAATTAATGAAAACGGACAGAATGATTAAGGCTGTGCTACTCGATCAAACGATCGTTACTGGTCTTGGGAATATATATGTAGATGAAGCATTGTTCAGATCAAATATTCATCCAGAACGTAGGGCGAAGTCACTTACTGATCAAGAAATCAAGCTTTTACGTGAGCAGGCTGGAGCGACATTGGTAGAATCAATCGAGGCTGGGGGCAGCTCCGTTAACACATATATGAATTCCCATGGTGAAATCGGAACATACCAGGAACGCCTTTTAGTATATGGAAAAAAAGGTGAAGGCTGTAAAGTATGCGGCATCCCACTTGAAAAAATAAGAGTAGCAGGTAGAGGAACTCATTTTTGCCCTAATTGTCAAAAAAAATAG
- the ytaF gene encoding sporulation membrane protein YtaF produces the protein MGFSLALLLLAVAISLDSFSTGLAYGLRKMRIPLKSILIIALCTAVSLGVAMLAGQLVQQLLSVTFANRLGGSILILIGALVIYQFLKKENDSTNVNETLVFNWEIKTLGVVIHILKKPTRADFDKSGTVTGLEALMLGVALSLDAFGAGIGAAMLGFSPILLAVCAALMSGIFLASGLQIGQIFSKSSWFQKLAFLPGVLLMFIGLLKM, from the coding sequence ATGGGTTTTTCTTTAGCATTACTATTGCTTGCCGTCGCAATTAGTCTTGACAGCTTCAGTACTGGACTCGCATATGGACTTAGGAAAATGCGAATTCCATTGAAATCGATTTTAATTATTGCATTATGTACTGCAGTATCCTTAGGCGTGGCAATGCTAGCAGGCCAATTAGTTCAACAATTGCTCAGTGTGACATTTGCTAATCGGCTTGGAGGCAGCATTTTAATATTGATCGGTGCCTTAGTTATCTACCAGTTTTTAAAAAAAGAAAATGATTCGACTAATGTAAATGAAACCCTTGTTTTTAACTGGGAAATAAAAACACTTGGTGTCGTTATTCATATTTTAAAAAAACCGACTAGAGCAGACTTCGATAAGTCAGGAACAGTGACGGGATTAGAAGCACTTATGCTTGGAGTGGCACTGTCTCTTGATGCTTTTGGAGCCGGAATTGGTGCCGCTATGCTTGGGTTTTCTCCGATTTTATTAGCTGTTTGTGCAGCCCTCATGAGTGGAATATTTCTTGCTAGCGGATTACAAATCGGGCAAATATTTTCAAAATCAAGTTGGTTTCAAAAGTTGGCATTTCTCCCTGGGGTCTTATTAATGTTTATTGGATTATTAAAAATGTAA
- the coaE gene encoding dephospho-CoA kinase (Dephospho-CoA kinase (CoaE) performs the final step in coenzyme A biosynthesis.), giving the protein MAQVIGLTGGIASGKSTVSNMLNDLGFTIVDADLAARAVMVPGEKAYTQTVDSFGKGLLLNDGEINREKLGSIIFHDEEKRKLLNSIVHPAVRQKMNEWKETAIAKGKQTIIYDVPLLFESNVTHLVGKVILIYVNEAVQLERLMDRNKLTELEAKARITSQLPLREKLKLADAVIDNNDSIEKTRLQIEKLIKNWKMQP; this is encoded by the coding sequence ATGGCACAAGTTATTGGACTAACTGGTGGGATTGCAAGTGGAAAAAGCACCGTTTCAAATATGTTAAATGATCTTGGTTTTACAATTGTTGATGCAGATCTGGCAGCAAGGGCTGTTATGGTACCAGGAGAAAAAGCGTACACTCAGACTGTTGATAGTTTTGGGAAAGGTCTACTTTTAAATGATGGGGAAATTAATAGGGAAAAGCTTGGATCCATCATTTTTCATGATGAGGAGAAGCGGAAATTACTGAATAGTATTGTTCATCCTGCTGTCCGGCAAAAAATGAATGAATGGAAAGAAACAGCGATCGCTAAGGGCAAGCAGACGATAATTTACGATGTTCCATTATTATTTGAAAGTAATGTAACTCATTTAGTTGGTAAAGTAATTTTGATATATGTTAATGAAGCCGTTCAGCTGGAAAGGTTGATGGATAGAAATAAATTGACCGAATTAGAAGCCAAAGCTCGGATTACATCACAGCTGCCTTTACGTGAAAAGCTAAAACTGGCAGATGCAGTTATTGATAATAATGATTCGATTGAAAAAACTAGACTTCAAATAGAAAAGTTAATTAAAAATTGGAAAATGCAACCATAA
- the nrdR gene encoding transcriptional regulator NrdR has protein sequence MKCPSCHHNGTRVVDSRPADEIRSIRRRRECEKCSYRFTTFERVEETPLIVVKKEGIREEFSRDKILRGLIRACEKRPVALNQLEKITHDIERDLRNQGQAEVNSDKIGEMVMDKLARIDEVAYVRFASVYRQFKDINVFLDELKDLIKKD, from the coding sequence ATGAAATGCCCTTCTTGTCATCACAATGGCACTCGAGTTGTTGATTCGAGGCCTGCTGATGAAATTAGATCCATTAGAAGAAGACGTGAATGCGAGAAATGTTCTTATCGATTTACGACATTTGAAAGAGTAGAAGAAACGCCTTTAATCGTCGTAAAAAAGGAAGGTATTCGCGAAGAGTTCAGTCGGGATAAAATATTACGCGGACTCATTCGTGCATGTGAAAAACGACCAGTTGCATTGAATCAACTTGAAAAAATCACGCATGATATTGAACGTGACCTGCGTAATCAAGGACAGGCGGAAGTAAACTCAGATAAAATTGGTGAAATGGTGATGGATAAACTAGCAAGAATTGATGAAGTTGCTTATGTAAGATTTGCATCTGTTTATCGCCAATTTAAGGATATAAATGTT